Proteins from a single region of Falsibacillus pallidus:
- a CDS encoding energy-coupling factor ABC transporter ATP-binding protein: MDISLNHVEYRYQAGTPFERLAVHDVNFSIPSGTFMAIIGHTGSGKSTILQHLNALLKPTKGNVAIGERVISSDKKEKHLRPIRQKVGIVFQFPEHQLFEETVEKDICFGPMNFGVSEQEAKERASELIQLVDLPLEILKRSPFDLSGGQMRRVAIAGVLAMNPEVLVLDEPTAGLDPRGRKEIMDMFYRIHKEKGLSTVLVTHSMEDAASYADQIIIMHKGQVKRQGSPREIFSNPEELLNLGLDVPDVVKFQHTFEQKIGAKIGDICLTVEELSAAIASWQRKRGEGL; this comes from the coding sequence ATGGACATCTCGTTAAATCATGTAGAGTACCGCTATCAAGCCGGCACTCCTTTTGAGAGGCTTGCTGTGCATGATGTGAATTTTTCCATTCCTTCTGGCACATTCATGGCAATCATCGGACATACCGGTTCAGGAAAGTCGACTATCCTTCAGCACTTGAATGCCCTTCTAAAACCGACAAAAGGGAATGTGGCCATCGGCGAACGTGTTATATCTTCTGATAAAAAAGAAAAGCATTTGCGCCCCATCCGCCAAAAAGTCGGGATTGTCTTTCAGTTTCCAGAACATCAGCTCTTTGAGGAAACAGTGGAAAAGGATATCTGTTTTGGTCCAATGAACTTTGGCGTTTCTGAACAGGAAGCGAAGGAGAGAGCAAGTGAGCTCATTCAGCTTGTTGACCTTCCTTTGGAAATCCTTAAAAGATCTCCGTTCGATCTTTCCGGCGGACAAATGCGGCGGGTTGCGATTGCGGGCGTTTTGGCCATGAATCCGGAAGTCCTCGTTTTGGACGAGCCGACTGCAGGACTCGACCCTAGAGGACGTAAGGAGATTATGGATATGTTCTATCGGATCCATAAAGAAAAGGGCCTCTCGACTGTATTGGTGACCCACAGCATGGAAGATGCCGCATCTTACGCCGATCAGATTATCATCATGCATAAGGGGCAGGTCAAAAGGCAAGGAAGTCCCCGTGAGATCTTTTCCAATCCGGAAGAGTTGTTGAACCTCGGTCTGGATGTACCGGATGTGGTGAAATTCCAGCATACCTTTGAACAGAAAATTGGCGCCAAGATAGGCGATATTTGTCTGACGGTTGAGGAATTGTCTGCAGCCATTGCCAGCTGGCAAAGGAAACGGGGTGAGGGCTTATGA
- the rplM gene encoding 50S ribosomal protein L13, which translates to MRTTYMAKATEVERKWYVIDAEGKTLGRLASEVASILRGKNKPTFTPHVDTGDHVIIVNASKIELTGKKLTDKIYYRHSNFPGGLKTRTALEMRTNYSERMLELAIKGMLPKGSLGRQMIKKLHVYAGAEHNQQAQKPEVYELRG; encoded by the coding sequence ATGCGTACTACGTATATGGCAAAAGCAACTGAAGTAGAACGTAAATGGTATGTTATTGACGCTGAAGGTAAAACTTTAGGACGTCTTGCAAGCGAAGTAGCATCTATCTTACGCGGTAAAAACAAACCAACATTTACACCACATGTTGATACAGGTGACCACGTGATCATCGTAAATGCATCTAAAATCGAATTGACTGGTAAGAAATTAACTGACAAGATCTACTACCGTCACAGTAATTTCCCAGGTGGATTAAAGACTCGTACAGCTCTTGAAATGCGTACGAACTACTCCGAAAGAATGCTTGAGCTTGCTATCAAAGGCATGCTTCCAAAAGGTTCTTTAGGCCGTCAAATGATCAAGAAATTGCATGTATATGCTGGTGCAGAACATAATCAACAAGCTCAAAAACCAGAAGTTTACGAACTTCGCGGATAA
- the gerD gene encoding spore germination lipoprotein GerD, protein MKKMYLLLLASSLFLLSSCSGGSDTGSSGQMDYDQTKKMIVDILKTDDGKKAIQDVMSDEKMKQELIMDQSVVTDTIEKTLTSDKGAEFWKKAFEDPKFTEAMAKSMKKQDEKLLKDLMKDPEYQGLMLDLMKDPDYQKEVLQTLKSKEYREHLQTVILETVDNPLFKTKIQALLMKASQDMKSGGQNQQGQQQSQGGGQGQQGQQGQQGQQGQSSS, encoded by the coding sequence ATGAAAAAAATGTACCTTCTGCTCCTCGCATCTTCTTTATTTTTATTATCTTCCTGTTCCGGAGGCAGCGATACAGGCAGCAGCGGACAGATGGATTATGACCAAACAAAGAAAATGATCGTTGATATACTCAAGACGGACGATGGAAAAAAAGCCATTCAAGACGTCATGTCTGATGAGAAAATGAAGCAGGAACTCATAATGGACCAAAGTGTCGTTACGGATACCATTGAGAAAACACTGACTTCTGATAAGGGAGCAGAATTCTGGAAAAAAGCTTTCGAAGATCCTAAATTTACGGAAGCCATGGCAAAAAGCATGAAGAAGCAAGATGAGAAATTATTGAAGGATCTAATGAAAGACCCGGAATATCAAGGACTCATGCTTGATTTAATGAAAGACCCGGATTATCAGAAGGAAGTTCTTCAAACCTTGAAAAGCAAGGAATACCGCGAGCACCTCCAGACAGTCATCCTGGAAACCGTCGATAACCCGCTCTTTAAGACAAAGATACAAGCCTTATTGATGAAAGCGTCGCAGGATATGAAGAGCGGCGGCCAAAATCAGCAAGGTCAGCAGCAAAGCCAGGGAGGCGGCCAGGGACAACAAGGACAGCAAGGCCAGCAAGGTCAACAGGGACAATCGTCTTCTTAA
- the cwlD gene encoding N-acetylmuramoyl-L-alanine amidase CwlD, with amino-acid sequence MKRKLKIGAFVAGAIILILLFQYKVMENHSWKSWNLPLSGKIIYLDAGHGGPDGGAGDQDALEKDIALKITLKVRDYLQQQGAMVILTREEDVDLADKGTKGYSRRKTEDLKKRLALINSSEADLFISIHLNSIPAPQWSGAQTFFAPQYEENKRAAKFIQDEFVKNLKNTNREAKAINSVYILKYAKKPGALVEVGFLSNPAERTNLKKDGYQEKLAVSIYNGIMRYFTKESDLK; translated from the coding sequence ATGAAGAGAAAGTTGAAGATTGGCGCCTTCGTTGCCGGTGCAATCATCTTGATTTTACTTTTCCAGTACAAAGTCATGGAAAACCATTCGTGGAAATCATGGAATTTGCCCCTCTCCGGTAAAATCATCTACTTGGATGCAGGGCATGGGGGTCCGGATGGCGGTGCAGGAGATCAAGATGCGCTGGAGAAAGATATTGCTTTGAAGATCACATTGAAGGTTAGGGATTACTTGCAGCAGCAGGGAGCAATGGTCATTTTGACCAGGGAAGAAGATGTGGATTTAGCCGATAAGGGAACAAAAGGCTATAGCAGAAGAAAAACAGAGGATCTGAAGAAGCGTTTGGCCCTTATCAACAGCTCGGAAGCGGATTTATTCATCAGCATCCATCTGAATTCAATTCCTGCGCCTCAATGGAGCGGTGCACAGACGTTCTTTGCTCCGCAGTATGAAGAAAATAAAAGGGCTGCGAAGTTCATTCAGGATGAGTTTGTTAAGAATCTGAAGAATACAAATCGAGAAGCGAAGGCGATCAACAGCGTTTATATATTAAAATATGCTAAAAAACCTGGCGCCCTTGTAGAAGTAGGCTTCTTATCCAATCCTGCAGAAAGAACCAATCTCAAGAAAGACGGCTATCAGGAAAAATTGGCCGTATCTATTTATAACGGAATCATGAGATATTTTACAAAGGAATCTGACTTGAAATAA
- a CDS encoding Mrp/NBP35 family ATP-binding protein, which translates to MLTEQTIYDLLKDLQDPFLHKSFGELESIEEIKVKEEKKHVSVKVLLAKTGTGEQLQLQGKIVELIKNAGAETVGIRFGELPESVLARYRESLAANGNDGGLLSPASKTTFIAIASGKGGVGKSTVSVNLAVSLARQGKKVGLVDADIYGFSVPDMMGIMKRPVVRGEKIIPVERFGVKVISMGFFVEDNAPVIWRGPMLGKMLNNFFTDVEWGELDYLLLDLPPGTGDVALDLHTMLPHCKEIIVTTPHPTAAFVAARAGAMALRTEHEIIGVVENMSFFESQLTGEREYVFGEGGGKKLAEELRTELLGQLPLQQPDWNEEDFAPSVYAEDHKLGKIYHDIAGKVIDILTK; encoded by the coding sequence GTGTTAACGGAACAAACCATTTATGATTTGCTTAAGGATTTGCAAGATCCTTTTTTACATAAGAGCTTCGGTGAACTCGAATCGATTGAAGAAATTAAAGTTAAAGAAGAGAAAAAGCATGTCAGTGTTAAAGTGCTTTTGGCGAAAACTGGCACAGGCGAACAGCTTCAGCTCCAAGGGAAGATTGTTGAGCTTATTAAAAATGCAGGGGCTGAAACAGTCGGAATCCGCTTCGGTGAACTTCCTGAATCCGTGCTTGCGCGCTATCGCGAAAGCCTCGCAGCTAACGGAAATGATGGCGGTCTATTATCACCTGCCAGCAAAACCACTTTCATAGCTATTGCAAGTGGAAAAGGCGGCGTCGGTAAATCTACTGTCTCCGTCAACCTGGCTGTATCATTGGCGCGCCAAGGCAAGAAAGTTGGACTAGTCGATGCTGACATTTATGGATTCAGTGTTCCGGATATGATGGGAATCATGAAACGCCCAGTCGTTCGCGGAGAGAAGATCATCCCTGTTGAACGCTTTGGGGTAAAAGTTATTTCCATGGGCTTCTTCGTTGAAGATAATGCTCCTGTCATCTGGAGGGGGCCGATGCTCGGCAAAATGCTCAACAACTTCTTTACGGATGTTGAATGGGGAGAACTGGACTACTTATTGCTTGATCTGCCTCCTGGAACAGGGGATGTAGCATTGGATCTGCATACAATGCTCCCTCACTGTAAAGAGATCATCGTAACGACTCCGCATCCAACAGCTGCGTTTGTTGCTGCAAGAGCGGGTGCGATGGCGCTTCGTACTGAACATGAAATCATCGGTGTGGTAGAAAATATGTCCTTCTTTGAGAGCCAGCTGACTGGGGAAAGAGAATACGTATTTGGTGAAGGCGGAGGCAAGAAGCTTGCTGAAGAGCTTCGCACGGAACTGCTTGGCCAGCTTCCACTGCAGCAGCCTGATTGGAATGAAGAAGATTTTGCACCATCCGTTTATGCGGAAGACCATAAACTCGGTAAAATTTATCATGACATCGCAGGAAAAGTCATCGATATCTTAACTAAATAA
- a CDS encoding DUF2521 family protein: MNVITTFNSKRREKQIKHERSLLKELSIQLLSKSVQKYFGGIRMQGGVFLQQGLEEGCYDVAIEAYLLGAQFSRFAGLYEEKRQIQARCEKEMKHLIDTLFNFWLYWGKIGEEIVFNDSLYFSCEGFIEYWWNEGFTKADKRRKMRLH, translated from the coding sequence ATGAACGTGATCACTACGTTTAATTCGAAGAGAAGAGAAAAACAAATCAAGCATGAGCGGAGCCTTTTAAAGGAGCTTTCTATACAGTTGTTATCGAAGAGTGTGCAGAAATATTTTGGCGGCATACGCATGCAGGGAGGCGTGTTCCTTCAGCAGGGGCTGGAAGAGGGCTGCTATGATGTGGCTATTGAAGCCTATTTATTAGGCGCCCAGTTCAGCCGTTTTGCCGGGCTTTATGAAGAAAAAAGGCAAATTCAAGCGCGCTGTGAAAAGGAAATGAAGCATTTAATTGATACACTTTTTAATTTTTGGCTTTACTGGGGGAAGATCGGGGAAGAAATTGTGTTTAATGATTCTCTGTATTTTTCCTGTGAAGGCTTTATTGAATATTGGTGGAATGAAGGGTTCACAAAGGCAGATAAACGGAGAAAAATGAGATTGCATTAG
- the pdaB gene encoding polysaccharide deacetylase family sporulation protein PdaB — MNFFVILNARKVKTTLLVVMISFFTALFLYSESAGYYPVFSTSAGPKAVYQGEKGIALTFNIGWGDVQAAPILDTLEKSKVKSATFFLSGAWAERHPDLVQRIVKQGYEIGSLGYAYKEYTEMDEPEIRRDMMRSQEVFQKLNLKKVKLLRSPTGHFDKKTLKAADSVGFTVVHWSINSNDWKSPGVEKIIQNVQGADQGDILLFHASDSAKQTAVALPNIISQLKKKGELVSVSDMLSNGKVKTTLIQ, encoded by the coding sequence ATGAATTTCTTTGTTATATTAAATGCCCGCAAAGTAAAGACCACTTTGCTGGTAGTCATGATTTCGTTTTTTACGGCCTTATTTCTTTATAGTGAAAGTGCTGGATATTATCCTGTTTTCTCAACGTCGGCAGGACCTAAAGCGGTGTATCAAGGCGAGAAGGGTATTGCTTTAACATTTAATATCGGATGGGGCGATGTCCAGGCCGCTCCAATTCTTGATACTCTTGAAAAGAGCAAGGTGAAGTCAGCGACCTTTTTTCTGTCGGGTGCTTGGGCTGAACGCCATCCGGATCTCGTTCAGAGGATTGTGAAGCAGGGCTATGAAATCGGCAGCCTTGGATATGCCTATAAAGAATATACAGAAATGGATGAACCGGAAATCCGCAGGGATATGATGCGTTCACAAGAGGTATTTCAAAAGCTGAACCTCAAAAAAGTAAAACTATTACGCTCTCCAACCGGCCATTTTGATAAGAAAACGTTAAAAGCAGCCGATTCGGTCGGGTTTACAGTTGTCCACTGGAGCATCAATTCAAACGACTGGAAAAGCCCTGGGGTAGAGAAAATCATTCAAAATGTTCAAGGAGCTGACCAAGGGGACATTCTATTATTCCACGCATCCGACTCCGCTAAACAGACTGCAGTGGCACTGCCGAATATTATTTCGCAGCTCAAGAAAAAAGGTGAGCTCGTTTCTGTTTCGGATATGCTTTCAAACGGAAAGGTTAAAACCACACTAATCCAATAA
- the truA gene encoding tRNA pseudouridine(38-40) synthase TruA, giving the protein MQRYKCIIAYDGTNFSGYQIQPEGRTVQGELEKALGKLHKQQAVKVTGSGRTDAGVHAKGQVIHFDSPLNIPEDRWVKALNSMLPDDAGILSVEKASPDFHARFSAVGKEYRYKISLGRTKDPFNRNYVCPFPFALDWKAMEEAASHLIGTHDFTSFCSAKSEVEDKVRTIHSIKLFESGEDEITFQFIGNGFLYNMVRILTGTILEAGSGKINPNDLPKILNSKNRDMAGKTAPAKGLYLWKVFYDN; this is encoded by the coding sequence ATGCAGCGCTATAAATGCATCATCGCTTACGATGGAACCAACTTCTCAGGCTATCAGATTCAGCCGGAGGGGCGTACAGTCCAAGGCGAGCTGGAAAAGGCATTAGGGAAGCTTCATAAACAGCAGGCAGTCAAAGTCACCGGCTCCGGCCGGACGGATGCAGGAGTGCATGCAAAAGGTCAGGTCATCCATTTTGACTCGCCGTTGAATATTCCCGAAGACCGGTGGGTGAAGGCACTCAACAGCATGCTGCCGGACGATGCAGGCATTCTTTCTGTGGAGAAGGCATCACCGGACTTCCATGCCAGGTTCTCAGCTGTCGGCAAGGAATACCGATATAAAATTAGTCTCGGACGCACCAAAGATCCGTTTAACCGCAACTATGTTTGTCCATTTCCTTTTGCGCTTGACTGGAAGGCGATGGAGGAGGCTGCATCCCATTTAATCGGGACGCACGACTTTACAAGCTTCTGCTCCGCCAAATCGGAAGTAGAGGATAAAGTGAGGACCATCCACTCCATCAAGCTTTTTGAAAGCGGGGAAGATGAAATAACATTTCAATTCATCGGCAATGGATTTCTATATAATATGGTTCGGATTTTGACCGGAACGATACTTGAAGCAGGCTCTGGAAAAATAAATCCAAATGATCTTCCAAAAATTTTAAATTCCAAAAATCGCGATATGGCAGGCAAAACCGCGCCAGCAAAGGGACTTTATTTGTGGAAAGTTTTCTATGACAACTAA
- a CDS encoding KinB-signaling pathway activation protein, which produces MTIRNWIRLFFSTLFVGGVTAGIIGFIVRWNEFAPLFKNGEIGQIFSVLVWLIGIGFTFSVISQMGFFAYLTIHQFGLRMFRSLWNPVQLLVIALVIFDLVYFRFQAFAKNGESILPYILLAVLIIVVAIATSWIKSKQTNKNTFISAMFFMIVVTVLEWLPVLTVNEKSWLYLMLFPLLACNAYQILVLPKYNQLSQEQMEKKRNAVSK; this is translated from the coding sequence GTGACCATCCGAAATTGGATCAGACTGTTTTTTTCAACATTATTTGTTGGGGGAGTCACAGCTGGAATTATAGGATTTATCGTAAGATGGAATGAATTTGCGCCGCTTTTTAAAAATGGCGAAATCGGCCAAATATTTTCAGTCTTAGTATGGTTGATAGGCATCGGTTTTACATTCAGTGTCATAAGCCAGATGGGATTTTTCGCTTATTTAACGATTCATCAATTTGGATTAAGGATGTTCAGGTCCTTATGGAACCCGGTTCAGCTTCTTGTGATCGCACTTGTCATATTCGATTTGGTGTATTTCCGCTTCCAGGCTTTCGCCAAGAACGGAGAAAGCATCCTTCCTTATATTTTGCTTGCCGTGTTAATCATTGTTGTTGCAATTGCAACGTCATGGATAAAATCCAAGCAAACGAATAAAAACACATTCATTTCTGCCATGTTCTTTATGATCGTTGTAACGGTCCTTGAATGGCTTCCGGTATTGACAGTAAATGAAAAAAGCTGGCTTTATCTCATGCTTTTCCCGCTGTTGGCATGCAACGCCTATCAGATCCTGGTATTGCCGAAATATAACCAACTGTCCCAAGAGCAGATGGAGAAGAAGAGAAATGCGGTGTCTAAATAA
- a CDS encoding energy-coupling factor transporter transmembrane component T family protein, with protein MMEKMIFGRYVPVESLIHRLDPRAKLLFVFAYICIVFLANNTATYAVLLVFTMALILISRIPIIFLINGLKPIFLLIIFTFSLHLFFTEGGKLLFQFSFIHIYEEGLRQGIFISLRFMLLIFVTSLLTLTTSPIAITDGLESILNPFKRIKFPVHELALMMSISLRFIPTLMDETDKIMKAQTARGVDFSSGPIKDRIKAVVPLLIPLFVSSFKRAEELAIAMEARGYRGGEGRTKYRLLKWSGADTGVFVFLAILVALLVYLRS; from the coding sequence ATGATGGAGAAAATGATTTTCGGGCGTTATGTACCCGTAGAGTCCCTGATCCATCGACTCGATCCGCGTGCCAAGCTCTTATTTGTATTTGCTTATATCTGCATCGTTTTCTTGGCCAATAATACTGCGACCTATGCCGTCTTGTTGGTTTTCACAATGGCTCTCATCTTAATATCAAGGATTCCCATCATATTCTTGATCAATGGATTAAAGCCGATATTCCTGCTCATCATCTTTACCTTTTCACTGCATCTGTTCTTTACAGAGGGTGGGAAACTTTTGTTCCAATTCAGCTTCATTCACATTTATGAAGAAGGGCTCAGGCAGGGGATATTCATTTCACTGAGATTCATGCTCTTGATTTTCGTAACCTCTCTCCTGACCCTTACGACTTCTCCAATCGCCATCACGGATGGACTGGAGAGTATCTTGAATCCATTTAAACGGATCAAGTTCCCGGTTCATGAATTGGCCCTGATGATGTCGATCTCGCTTCGTTTCATTCCGACGCTGATGGATGAGACAGACAAAATCATGAAGGCTCAGACAGCAAGGGGCGTCGATTTTTCAAGCGGCCCCATTAAGGACAGAATTAAAGCAGTTGTTCCATTGTTGATCCCGTTGTTTGTCAGCTCTTTCAAACGTGCCGAGGAACTGGCGATTGCCATGGAAGCCCGTGGATATCGGGGCGGCGAGGGGCGGACGAAATACAGGCTCCTCAAATGGTCCGGAGCTGATACAGGTGTATTCGTCTTTCTAGCCATCTTAGTGGCCTTGCTCGTCTACTTAAGGTCTTAA
- the rpsI gene encoding 30S ribosomal protein S9, whose translation MAQVQYIGTGRRKSSVARVRLVPGEGKIVINDREVENYIPFATLREVIKQPLVATETLGSYDVHVNVNGGGFTGQAGAIRHGIARALLQVDPEFRGNLKRAGLLTRDARMKERKKYGLKGARRAPQFSKR comes from the coding sequence TTGGCACAAGTTCAATATATCGGCACAGGTCGTCGTAAAAGTTCTGTAGCGCGTGTACGTCTAGTACCGGGCGAAGGAAAAATCGTCATCAATGATCGTGAAGTAGAAAACTACATCCCATTCGCGACTCTTCGCGAAGTAATCAAACAACCTCTAGTAGCTACTGAAACACTAGGAAGCTACGATGTTCATGTTAACGTTAACGGTGGTGGATTCACTGGTCAAGCTGGAGCAATCCGTCACGGAATCGCTCGTGCGCTTCTTCAAGTAGATCCAGAATTCCGCGGAAATCTTAAGCGCGCTGGACTATTAACTCGTGATGCACGTATGAAAGAGCGTAAAAAATACGGTCTTAAAGGTGCTCGTCGTGCGCCTCAGTTCTCAAAACGTTAA